One genomic window of Cheilinus undulatus linkage group 7, ASM1832078v1, whole genome shotgun sequence includes the following:
- the LOC121512235 gene encoding 5-hydroxytryptamine receptor 3A-like: MSKLSCEEGHSGPTYESMQDVFDLKPFRPAVNLSNPTIANISFTLYAVLGVNEKTQILTTFLWLRLYWHHEFLVWEPDECDGVTRISLPVKQLWSPDIIVYEFVDDDVSQACPYVYVNHTGHIRWDRMLRLVSACNLEIFSFPFDVQNCTFTFGSYMHTIRDVRVSPALTFTEMSRNSKRYLEASGEWELVDILGESSILKFGIDEWDIITFWVVIKRRPVLYVVNLLIPSSFLMLIDILSFYLPPHSVDRASFKMTLILGYTVFLLIMNDLLPSTANGTPIIGIYFSVCLALMVISLLETVIITNVLHHNSMKYREVPNWVRVVVLKHIANLICYRWPEDAHPPATPQKDNPDGSSSSTSGPWIIQPANQTPVQHPTSNGGTAALPELQQICQYLGDLRAHLTSLQKESELQDQWCHVGYVLDFLLFRIYLLLISCYALVIISMWCIWISQ, translated from the exons ATGAG TAAACTCTCCTGTGAAGAAGGACACAGTGGTCCGACCTATGAGTCCATGCAGGATGTTTTTGACCTGAAACCCTTCAGACCAGCAGTGAATCTCAGCAATCCCACCATAGCTAACATCTCCTTCACCTTGTACGCTGTCCTCGGCGTG AATGAAAAAACTCAAATACTTACTACCTTCTTGTGGCTGAGACTG TATTGGCACCATGAGTTTCTGGTTTGGGAACCTGATGAGTGTGATGGCGTCACCAGGATTTCCCTCCCTGTGAAGCAGCTCTGGTCTCCAGACATCATTGTGTATGAGTT TGTGGATGATGATGTTTCCCAAGCATGCCCTTACGTCTACGTGAATCACACAGGTCATATCCGCTGGGACAGGATGCTTCGACTCGTCTCGGCGTGCAACCTGGAGATCTTCAGTTTTCCTTTTGATGTGCAGAACTGCACATTTACATTTGGCTCCTACATGCACACCA TAAGGGATGTGAGAGTGAGTCCAGCTCTGACATTTACCGAGATGTCTAGAAATTCAAAGCGTTACCTGGAGGCCAGTGGAGAGTGGGAGCTGGTGGACATACTGGGGGAGAGTTCCATCCTCAAGTTTGGGATTGATGAGTGGGACATCATCACCTTTTGG GTGGTTATAAAACGACGCCCAGTGCTGTATGTGGTCAACCTGCTGATCCCCAGCTCCTTCCTCATGCTCATCGACATCCTCTCCTTCTACCTACCCCCACACAGCGTGGACCGCGCCTCCTTCAAGATGACCCTCATCCTGGGTTACACCGTCTTCCTGCTCATTATGAACGATCTGCTGCCCAGCACAGCAAATGGCACGCCCATTATAG GAATATATTTCTCAGTGTGTCTGGCCCTGATGGTCATCAGTCTACTGGAGACGGTCATCATCACCAATGTCCTCCATCACAACTCTATGAAGTATCGGGAGGTTCCAAACTGGGTGAGGGTGGTTGTCCTCAAACACATCGCTAACCTCATTTGCTATCGTTGGCCAGAAGACGCCCACCCCCCGGCTACGCCACAGAAAGATAATCCTGACGGCTCAAGCAGCAGCACTTCGGGGCCTTGGATCAtccagccagccaatcagaCACCTGTACAGCATCCAACCAGCAACGGAG GTACAGCTGCTCTACCTGAACTGCAGCAGATCTGCCAGTACCTGGGTGACCTCCGAGCTCACCTGACCTCACTGCAGAAGGAGAGTGAGCTGCAGGACCAGTGGTGCCACGTGGGTTATGTCCTTGACTTCCTGCTCTTCCGCATCTATCTTCTCCTCATCTCCTGCTACGCCCTAGTGATCATCTCCATGTGGTGTATCTGGATCAGTCAGTAG
- the LOC121512505 gene encoding 5-hydroxytryptamine receptor 3A-like gives MTEVKRTGLVFICLLLIRGLVAELNCSSPTPEGLLEALEKELFPRKLLRPVKGFSETLEVTIDITLVGILDVNEKAQSLTIFLWQTLEWKIAGLSWDVEKCGTKRVSIPRENLWVPDILITEFMDEDVSPQTSYVYLSNTGHVHDDKPVRVVSSCRLVIYTFPFDIQNCSLTFQPYLHFAEDIKVTAERSAADILEESKRVLKTKGEWELVDIKSGSSTLEITEGGFSEIKFFIILRRRPILYVVNLLIPSSFLITVDVFSFFLPPHSVDRGAFKMTLILGYTVFLLIMNDLLPVTGETTPLINVLFSLSLALMVASLLETILITNLQFSSTQYSAVPRWLSILVLQYLARIVCVPPKKKSNRVTVSLHPPNKVIDSSTLSASDLQLEVEKPPPDPALDELRKLSRDLTAIRVQVDKQVEGSSSSQEWLMIGIVIDRLLFGLYIVFISASFASIISIWIWNNA, from the exons ATGACAGAGGTAAAGAGAACGGGGCTGGTCTTCATCTGTTTGTTACTGATTCGAG GTCTTGTTGCAGAATTGAACTGCAGCAGCCCGACACCTGAGGGCTTGCTTGAAGCACTTGAGAAAGAATTATTTCCCAGAAAGCTGCTGCGACCTGTAAAAGGATTTTCAGAAACACTTGAAGTAACCATCGACATAACGCTGGTGGGGATTTTAGATGTG AATGAAAAAGCCCAGTCCCTGACAATATTCCTATGGCAAACCCTG GAGTGGAAAATAGCAGGGCTAAGCTGGGATGTGGAAAAATGTGGAACTAAAAGGGTCTCTATTCCACGTGAAAACCTCTGGGTCCCTGATATCCTCATCACAGAGTT CATGGATGAAGACGTCTCTCCCCAAACATCCTACGTCTACTTGTCCAACACAGGTCACGTTCATGACGATAAGCCAGTCAGAGTTGTCAGCTCCTGCCGATTAGTCATCTACACTTTCCCCTTTGATATTCAAAACTGCTCCTTGACTTTTCAACCCTACCTGCACTTTG CTGAAGACATAAAGGTGACGGCAGAACGTTCAGCTGCAGATATCCTGGAGGAGTCTAAAAGAGTGTTGAAGACAAAAGGGGAGTGGGAGCTTGTCGATATCAAATCAGGATCCAGTACCCTGGAGATAACTGAAGGAGGCTTTTCTGAGATCAAATTCTTT ATCATCCTAAGACGCAGACCGATCCTCTACGTGGTCAATCTCCTGATCCCAAGCAGCTTCCTTATCACAGTGGATGTCTTCAGCTTTTTCCTGCCTCCTCATAGTGTTGACCGTGGCGCCTTCAAGATGACCCTCATCCTGGGCTACACAGTTTTCTTGCTAATCATGAACGACCTGCTGCCTGTCACAGGAGAAACTACCCCTCTCATCA atgttttattctCCCTCAGCCTTGCTTTGATGGTGGCCAGCTTGTTGGAGACTATCTTAATCACAAATCTGCAGTTCAGCTCAACACAGTACAGCGCAGTGCCCAGGTGGCTCAGCATACTCGTGTTGCAGTATCTAGCAAGGATTGTTTGTGTCCCTCCAAAGAAGAAAAGCAACAGAGTCACTGTTTCTCTACACCCACCTAATAAAG TAATAGATTCAAGCACCCTCTCTGCCAGTGACCTTCAGTTAGAGGTGGAGAAACCACCTCCAGACCCTGCTCTGGATGAGCTGAGGAAGCTAAGCAGAGATCTCACGGCCATCAGAGTCCAGGTCGACAAACAGGTCGAGGGGAGTAGCTCTTCACAGGAATGGCTAATGATCGGGATCGTCATTGATCGTCTGCTGTTTGGCTTGTACATTGTCTTTATCTCAGCAAGCTTTGCTAGTATCATATCGATCTGGATCTGGAATAATGCCTAA